CTCACGCGCCAAGTCCAAGCCTGGCAAGACGATCGCAACCGAACGACGAAGGGCGTCGACTGGCAATTCACGACCCAACAAGCCCGCGTGAAACTGCGACGACTCTACCCCCAGCTTTTGGTGTGACAAGGGACTAGCCTGCAATGCCGCTTCGCACCCACGAGCGGATGGGAGACAGCGTGGCAGCAGTTCTTGGAGAGGCGGATCCGCCGGGCTTCTCCCCTTGAGCGATAGCGGAAGCCACAGGCCCCATCGCCCGTGGTGGACCTACGCGGTCCCCTACGTCGGCCGCATTCCGGACCTGAAGCCCTGTCAGTGGCATGTGCTTGGGCTCCTCTCGGTGGCCGAACTCTTCGACAACTATGACATCGGCCTGATCGGGCTTGCTCTCAAGCAGATCCAGGAAGGCGTCGGGATTTCGGAAGAGAACGTCGGTTGGATGAACGCCATCATACGCCTCGGTGTCTTGCCGGCGATGGGAATCACGCTGATGGCCGACCGGATCGGCCGTCGCAGATTGCTGTTGGTCACAGTCCTGGGCCTCACCCTCTGCACGTTCCTCACGGGTTTCGCGCAGACACCTCTGCAATTCGTCTCGCTGCAGTTCCTCCTGCGTGTGTTCGCCTATGCGGAGACCGCACTCGCTGTCGTCGTCCTGACAGAAGAACTCGACTCCGAGGATCGCGGCTGGGGCATCGGTATGCTGGGAGCACTCGGTTCGTTGGGGCATGGCGTTGCAGCGATCGCTTTCGGGTTCATCGAGGTCGTGCCTTTCGGCTGGCGAGGCTTGTATGCCCTGGGGATCATTCCCCTCCTGCTCCTTGCATGGCTACGTCGAGAGCTACCCGAGACCGAGCGTTTCGAGACCCTCGGGCGCGAGCGCACCGAGGGCGACTGGTGGCAGCCCGCGATACTGCTCGTGCGGAGCTACCCGAGGCGCATCGCAGCATTGTGCGCAGTGATGTTCCCGCTCGAGTTCGTGATGGGCGCTGGCTACATGTTCGGCGCGAAATATCTTCAGGAAACTCACGGCTACGCTCCGGGAGCGATCAGCGTACTCTACCTGCTCGGCGGGGCGGTCGGAATCATGGGTAGCTTGTTCGCCGGGCGGATGAGTGATCACTTTGGACGGCGTCAAGTGGTGGTCGCGGGGGTCGCTCTTGCGTTCGTATCGTTCGCAGGCTTCTACAACATCCAAGAAGGCTGGGTGGTCATCCCATTCTGGATCCTCCAGGTCTTCGCCTTGATCGGCCTCGGTGCGACCCTCAAGACCCTTGGGACCGAACTCTTCCCCACGTCACATCGCTCGACGGCTTCAGGCGTCCGGGCCGCCGCCGGTACCCTGGGAGCTGTAGCCGGGCTGGGCGTGGAATCCATTCTGTATGGCATCACCGGCTCTCACGCCGAAGCCATCACCTGGATGCTTCCAGCCCTGGCAATCCCGCCACTCGTGATGTGGTTCGC
This genomic interval from bacterium contains the following:
- a CDS encoding MFS transporter, whose amino-acid sequence is MSDSGSHRPHRPWWTYAVPYVGRIPDLKPCQWHVLGLLSVAELFDNYDIGLIGLALKQIQEGVGISEENVGWMNAIIRLGVLPAMGITLMADRIGRRRLLLVTVLGLTLCTFLTGFAQTPLQFVSLQFLLRVFAYAETALAVVVLTEELDSEDRGWGIGMLGALGSLGHGVAAIAFGFIEVVPFGWRGLYALGIIPLLLLAWLRRELPETERFETLGRERTEGDWWQPAILLVRSYPRRIAALCAVMFPLEFVMGAGYMFGAKYLQETHGYAPGAISVLYLLGGAVGIMGSLFAGRMSDHFGRRQVVVAGVALAFVSFAGFYNIQEGWVVIPFWILQVFALIGLGATLKTLGTELFPTSHRSTASGVRAAAGTLGAVAGLGVESILYGITGSHAEAITWMLPALAIPPLVMWFAIPETARRSLEEIAPER